The Amycolatopsis sp. DG1A-15b genome window below encodes:
- a CDS encoding ABC transporter ATP-binding protein has product MLSSRRGAEGESPGESDGHPATDEPGGAPRAGWRDLVRSTQGHRAVLVRAMSLSLAGGALGLAQPLLANGTIDAFSRGGAYGGWLTLLAAVFIAEAAVSAVAHYLLERTSDGIVLGLRRRIVDRMLRLPMSRYRRHRLGDLITRVAADTTVLRDALAYDLVEVTVSSFVTVGGIALMIWLDPVLFLVVAGIVGVTGGLTLLLLRGIRRSVEDAQDSLGGMSAELERALSAIRTIRVLRAEDRERDRIVRLADKAYHDSVAAARRNAIVEPAMTLAVHGSMIAVLVVGGLRVAGGEASLAELVGFLLYVTYIAEPMAGLFEVFAMLQRGLAALQRIEDVAQLPTEADVLADPVARPVNRPPVDARTPAIAFHHVDFAYEPDRPVLRDVSFSVPRHSQVALVGASGAGKSTIFALIARFYDPTAGRILLDGQDVVRQVGVDECRAAIGLVEQSAPIMHGTLRENITYGKPKATDTEIRRAVELAGLADLLDRLPAGLDTPVGEHGDLLSGGERQRVAIARALLPRPQLLLMDEPSAHLDPTNEAVLLSTLRHITTECTLLVIAHRAATIEAADRVIVLAEGRVAAMGSHDEVAGLIRAVHAR; this is encoded by the coding sequence GTGCTGAGTAGCCGCCGGGGAGCCGAAGGCGAGAGTCCCGGAGAAAGCGACGGCCACCCGGCGACCGACGAACCCGGCGGCGCGCCGCGTGCCGGGTGGCGCGATCTCGTGCGGTCGACGCAAGGGCATCGCGCGGTCCTGGTCAGGGCGATGTCACTGTCGCTGGCCGGTGGCGCGCTGGGACTGGCGCAGCCGCTGCTGGCCAACGGGACGATCGACGCGTTCTCGCGCGGCGGTGCGTACGGCGGGTGGCTGACACTGCTCGCAGCTGTGTTCATCGCGGAGGCCGCAGTGTCCGCGGTGGCTCACTACCTGCTCGAACGCACCAGCGACGGTATCGTGCTGGGACTGCGCCGGCGGATCGTGGACCGGATGCTGCGGTTACCGATGAGCCGCTACCGGCGGCACCGGCTCGGCGACCTCATCACGCGAGTGGCCGCTGACACCACTGTGCTGCGGGACGCACTCGCTTACGATCTCGTCGAGGTGACGGTCAGCTCGTTCGTCACCGTGGGCGGCATCGCTCTGATGATCTGGCTCGACCCCGTCCTCTTCCTCGTGGTGGCGGGGATCGTCGGGGTCACCGGTGGGCTGACGCTCCTGTTGCTCAGAGGCATCCGCAGATCGGTAGAAGACGCCCAGGACAGCCTCGGCGGGATGAGCGCCGAGCTGGAACGTGCGCTGTCGGCGATCCGAACCATCCGCGTCCTGCGGGCCGAGGACCGCGAGCGCGACCGCATCGTGCGCCTGGCCGACAAGGCCTACCACGACAGCGTCGCGGCGGCGCGGCGCAACGCCATTGTCGAGCCCGCGATGACCCTGGCGGTACACGGCTCGATGATCGCCGTGCTCGTGGTAGGCGGCCTGCGCGTGGCCGGCGGCGAGGCGTCGCTGGCCGAGCTGGTCGGATTCCTTCTCTACGTCACCTACATCGCGGAGCCAATGGCCGGGCTGTTCGAGGTGTTCGCGATGCTGCAACGAGGGCTGGCGGCGTTGCAGCGGATCGAGGATGTCGCCCAGCTGCCGACCGAGGCCGACGTGCTGGCCGATCCCGTCGCGCGACCGGTCAACCGGCCACCGGTCGACGCGCGGACGCCTGCGATCGCGTTCCACCACGTCGATTTCGCCTATGAGCCGGACCGACCGGTGCTGCGCGACGTGTCCTTCTCGGTGCCGCGCCACAGCCAGGTCGCGCTGGTCGGTGCCTCCGGGGCAGGGAAGTCGACCATCTTTGCGCTCATCGCCCGCTTCTACGACCCCACCGCGGGGCGGATCCTGCTCGACGGGCAAGACGTGGTGCGGCAGGTGGGCGTGGACGAGTGCCGGGCGGCGATCGGCCTGGTCGAGCAGAGCGCACCGATCATGCACGGCACCCTGCGAGAGAACATCACCTATGGCAAGCCCAAGGCTACCGACACGGAGATCCGACGGGCCGTGGAACTGGCAGGCCTGGCAGATCTTCTCGACCGGTTGCCCGCCGGTCTGGACACCCCCGTCGGGGAGCACGGCGACCTGCTCTCCGGTGGTGAGCGGCAACGCGTCGCCATCGCCCGTGCCCTGCTTCCCCGACCACAGCTGCTGCTCATGGACGAACCCAGCGCGCACCTCGACCCCACCAACGAGGCAGTGCTCCTCAGCACGCTCCGGCACATCACCACCGAGTGCACGCTGTTGGTAATCGCGCACCGAGCCGCGACCATCGAAGCTGCCGACCGCGTCATCGTGCTCGCCGAAGGCCGCGTCGCGGCAATGGGTTCCCACGACGAAGTGGCTGGCCTGATCCGTGCGGTGCACGCGCGTTAG
- a CDS encoding non-ribosomal peptide synthetase, whose protein sequence is MSSIDDFQVDLTGRASDPDLAPQSFAQQRLWFLDQFAPGNAEYIAPTALRLRGVLDLAALDRALTGLVARHESLRTTFCELDGRGMQVVGEPYEVRVPLSDGDLDEILAEEARTPFDLSRGPLLRARLVRLGRDDHVLVLTLHHIITDGWSTGVLIRDLGALYAAGTPLEPLPMRYVDFSTRQREQLLEEHLDYWVGQLSGVTSLKLPVDQPRPAVRTSDGAVYEFEVPGQVAEALKAISRRHGCTLFMTLLAACQVLLGRSCGQEDVAVGTVTSGRDRAELAGLVGFFVNTLVLRQRIDPAQRFDELLRAVRATVLDAFTHQAAPFERVVEAVQPVRDASRTPLFDVLVSLQNAPEGGVDLPGLRVEEVQLPVVSTTHDLVFEFQESDGRLNGVVEYSTGLFEAATIELLAGHLGVLLEAISLDPGRPVGELPLCDSSELRQVLVEWNATAHDVPGVAFPTVFEAQVARTPEATALVSGDRRLSFAEVNREANRLAHYLIDRGVGPERLVALMLPRSADVVVAILGVLKAGGAYLPVDRDLPAERVAFMLSDADPRLVLDSLPDTTGYPDRDPADVDRRCHLRPEHAAYVIYTSGSTGQPKGVVVEHRNLVNLTCDHAGLFPSGKPLRFALTAVFSFDASLEGLVLLACGHELHVLDDATRMDATTLVGYVDAQRVDLVDVPPSYLPRLVEAGLFDEGRHHPGHVIVGNEAVPPALWRQLARLPATTGYNFYGPTECTIDAVWCRITGDEPVIGRPLWNTRAYVLDTSLRPVPVGVPGELYLAGGQLARGYLDRPGLTASRFVACPFGEPGERMYRTGDVVRWGADGRLVFVGRADAQVKIRGYRIELGEVEAILLRQPGIREAAAVVREGRPGRKRLVAYLVGDPPPDLRTSLATSVPDYLVPSAFVTLPSLPMTPSGKLDRRALPPPDYAAKEYIAPSTPTEDALARIWAEVLGVERVGVTDNFFALGGDSILSIQVVAHARRAGLHLTSLDVFQHQTVADLALTATAVAVAQPADPPATGPAPLTPIQEWFFATHDPQRYTTMSMFVELTADVDEGRLREALHTVVDHHAALRTCFTRGGDRWSQVVLERGSAAVFRVVPDAGTEPEEALAAQRSLDVERGPLLRAVLFRGPRPRLFLTIHHLVVDGVSWRILLDDLEAAYRADVLEHTGTPFTHWARRLDEWVRAGGFDDDLPHWRGIPAAPPLPVDRGGENTAESVRSVTSRLGQAETSALLREVPDAYHTQVNDILLSAVGVVLARWTGRDRVWITLEGHGREEVLPGEDLSATVGWFTSQFPVVLDIPGGGWSRILKSVKEQLHAVPRKGLSYEALRYLRPGAGLTDPLPPVSVNYLGQWNGVGHGTGLVQRWLDPVSPEQESGLTGDSLVDIIGSVDDDELELTWQYFANVHDEATIQRLADDLVATLREIIRHCLEPGSGGRTPSDFPLVRLTQDEVDALVRDGFDVEDIYPLTPLQAGMVFHGLVDPLAYVNQFTLVLDGVTDPRALGEAWQKVVDRTPVLRSRIVWQDLPEPVQVVHRRVTVPVDYDQARPEPSVVDLNTFPLMHLAITALDAHRVEMTWTSHHVLLDGWSTGLVLGDVYEQYAAIVGGEAPALTARRPFRDYLRWLFEQDAAAARHHWQTVLAGFDTPTPLPFDRRPQEAHRTESTAAVEISLDAWEAREMARRNGLTVNTLIQGAWALLLSRCSGETDVVFGTTVSGRPADLAGVESMVGMLINTVPTRIRVDGGQRIAGWLRDLQTAQSRSRSHDFVALSTIRSWSDLPAGLPLFESIVVFENYPVDETNFAAISVSEVQAVDTTNLPLTLTAHVDGRINLKLAYDPMLFDESTVRRMSERLSRLLEEIAAHPDRRVDQLSWIPAATLRQMLVEWNATAHDVPDVAFPAVFEAQVARTPEATAVVFGDQALSFAELNCRANRLARYLVERRVGPERLVALMLPRSADVVVAILGVLKAGGAYLPVDRDLPAERVAFMLSDADPCLVLDSLPDTTGFPGRDLAPSDRLSPLRPEHAAYVIYTSGSTGRPKGVVVEHRNLVNVTLDHAQLFPADRRIRAALTAVFSFDASLEGLVFLAGGHELHVIDDATRLDPDALVDYVDARRVDFMDVPPSYLPQLIDAGLFGADRHHPANLMVAGEAINPALWRQLARLPHTTAYNFYGPTEYTVDAVYTRICGDHPSIGRPLWNTRAYVLDANRQPVPVGLPGELYLAGSQLARGYLHRPGLTASRFVACPFGEQGERMYRTGDLVRWNSEGELEFVGRADDQVKIRGYRIEPGEVEAALLRQPGIREVAVVVREDQPGQRRLVAYLVGEPAPDLRTSLAASLPDYLVPSAFVTLSALPTTTNGKLDRRALPSAEYPTTNYLAPRTAIEETLTRIWAEVLGVERVGITDDFFALGGDSLLSVQVVAHARRAGLPLNIRDVFGRPTIADLAREVGTGRSGFAATQGKEAVR, encoded by the coding sequence GTGTCTTCTATTGACGACTTTCAGGTGGATTTGACAGGACGTGCATCGGATCCGGACTTGGCGCCCCAGTCATTTGCTCAGCAACGGTTGTGGTTCCTCGACCAATTCGCGCCGGGAAATGCCGAATACATTGCCCCGACCGCACTGCGGTTGCGCGGCGTGCTGGACCTGGCTGCGCTCGACAGGGCGTTGACGGGGCTTGTGGCGCGACACGAGTCGCTGCGAACGACGTTTTGCGAGCTGGACGGTCGGGGCATGCAGGTCGTGGGGGAGCCGTACGAAGTGCGCGTCCCCCTGTCCGACGGTGACTTGGACGAAATCCTGGCCGAGGAAGCTCGGACACCGTTCGACCTGAGCCGGGGACCGTTGCTGCGGGCGCGCCTGGTGCGGCTCGGCCGCGACGACCACGTACTCGTCCTGACGCTGCACCACATCATCACCGATGGCTGGTCGACCGGTGTGCTGATCCGGGATCTCGGGGCGCTGTACGCCGCGGGCACGCCACTCGAGCCGTTGCCGATGCGCTACGTCGACTTCTCGACGCGGCAACGGGAACAACTTCTGGAAGAGCACCTCGACTATTGGGTGGGACAGCTCTCCGGGGTGACGTCGCTGAAGCTGCCGGTCGACCAGCCGCGTCCGGCGGTGCGCACCTCGGATGGCGCTGTGTACGAGTTCGAGGTGCCTGGTCAGGTCGCGGAGGCACTGAAGGCGATCAGTCGGCGGCACGGCTGTACGTTGTTCATGACGTTGCTCGCGGCGTGCCAGGTCCTGCTGGGGCGGTCCTGCGGCCAGGAAGACGTCGCGGTCGGCACGGTCACCTCCGGCAGGGATCGAGCCGAGCTGGCCGGCCTGGTCGGGTTTTTTGTCAACACCCTGGTGCTGCGTCAGCGGATCGATCCGGCACAACGGTTCGACGAACTGCTCCGCGCGGTCCGCGCCACCGTGCTGGACGCTTTCACGCACCAGGCGGCGCCGTTCGAGCGCGTGGTCGAGGCGGTGCAACCCGTGCGGGACGCTAGCCGAACACCCTTGTTCGACGTGCTGGTGTCGTTGCAGAACGCGCCCGAAGGGGGCGTGGACCTGCCCGGCCTGCGGGTGGAGGAGGTCCAGCTGCCGGTGGTGTCCACGACCCATGATCTCGTCTTCGAGTTCCAAGAGTCCGACGGACGCCTGAACGGCGTGGTCGAGTACAGCACCGGCTTGTTCGAGGCGGCCACGATCGAGCTGCTCGCCGGGCACCTGGGCGTCCTGCTGGAAGCGATCTCGCTGGATCCAGGGCGGCCGGTGGGGGAGCTGCCGTTGTGCGACAGTTCCGAACTGCGCCAGGTTTTGGTGGAGTGGAACGCCACGGCCCACGACGTGCCGGGCGTGGCGTTTCCAACGGTGTTCGAGGCGCAGGTGGCGCGCACGCCGGAGGCGACGGCCCTGGTTTCCGGCGACCGGCGACTGAGCTTCGCCGAGGTGAATCGTGAGGCGAACCGGCTGGCGCACTATCTGATCGATCGCGGGGTGGGGCCGGAGCGGCTGGTGGCGTTGATGCTGCCCCGGTCCGCCGACGTGGTCGTGGCGATCCTCGGCGTGCTCAAGGCGGGAGGCGCCTACCTTCCGGTCGACCGGGACCTGCCGGCCGAGCGCGTGGCCTTCATGCTGAGCGACGCCGATCCGCGCCTCGTGCTGGATTCCTTGCCCGACACGACCGGTTATCCCGACCGTGATCCGGCCGACGTCGACCGGCGTTGCCACCTCCGGCCGGAGCACGCCGCCTACGTGATCTACACCTCCGGCTCGACCGGGCAACCCAAGGGGGTCGTGGTCGAACACCGGAACCTGGTGAACCTCACCTGCGATCACGCCGGCCTGTTCCCGTCCGGGAAACCGCTCCGGTTCGCCTTGACGGCCGTGTTCTCCTTCGACGCATCCCTGGAAGGTCTGGTACTCCTGGCCTGCGGCCACGAGCTGCACGTCCTCGACGACGCCACGCGCATGGACGCCACGACCCTGGTCGGCTACGTGGACGCGCAGCGGGTCGACCTGGTGGACGTGCCCCCGTCGTACCTGCCCCGGTTGGTCGAGGCGGGTCTGTTCGACGAGGGTCGTCACCATCCAGGTCACGTCATCGTCGGCAACGAGGCCGTCCCCCCGGCGCTGTGGCGGCAGCTCGCCCGGCTGCCGGCCACGACCGGCTACAACTTCTACGGCCCGACCGAGTGCACGATCGACGCGGTGTGGTGCCGGATCACCGGTGACGAACCCGTGATCGGGCGACCGCTGTGGAACACCCGGGCCTACGTGCTCGACACCAGCCTGCGGCCCGTCCCGGTCGGCGTGCCCGGGGAGCTCTACCTCGCAGGTGGTCAGCTCGCCCGCGGCTATCTCGACCGACCGGGTCTCACCGCCTCCCGGTTCGTGGCCTGTCCGTTCGGGGAACCGGGCGAGCGCATGTACCGCACGGGGGATGTGGTGCGCTGGGGCGCGGACGGGCGCCTGGTGTTCGTCGGCCGGGCCGATGCACAGGTCAAGATCCGCGGCTACCGGATCGAGCTCGGCGAGGTGGAGGCGATCCTGCTGCGCCAGCCGGGCATCCGCGAGGCCGCGGCCGTCGTCCGGGAGGGCCGGCCGGGCCGCAAGCGGCTGGTGGCGTACCTGGTCGGTGATCCGCCGCCGGACCTGCGCACGTCCCTGGCCACGAGCGTGCCGGACTACCTCGTGCCATCGGCGTTCGTCACGCTTCCGTCGTTGCCGATGACACCGAGCGGGAAGCTCGACCGGCGCGCGCTGCCCCCGCCGGACTACGCCGCGAAGGAGTACATCGCACCGAGCACGCCCACCGAGGACGCGTTGGCCCGGATCTGGGCCGAGGTGCTCGGGGTGGAACGGGTGGGTGTCACCGACAACTTCTTCGCCCTCGGCGGCGACTCCATTCTCAGCATCCAGGTCGTCGCCCACGCCCGGCGCGCGGGTCTCCACCTGACGTCCCTCGACGTGTTCCAGCACCAGACCGTCGCCGACCTCGCGTTGACCGCGACCGCGGTGGCGGTCGCGCAGCCGGCGGACCCACCGGCGACGGGCCCGGCACCGCTGACCCCCATCCAGGAGTGGTTCTTCGCCACCCATGACCCCCAGCGGTACACCACGATGTCGATGTTCGTGGAGCTGACCGCGGATGTGGACGAGGGCAGGTTACGCGAGGCGCTGCACACCGTCGTCGACCACCACGCAGCCCTCCGGACGTGCTTCACCCGCGGCGGGGACCGCTGGTCCCAGGTGGTGCTCGAGCGGGGGAGTGCGGCGGTCTTCCGGGTCGTGCCGGATGCCGGGACCGAACCGGAGGAGGCACTGGCCGCGCAACGGAGCCTGGACGTCGAGCGCGGGCCGCTGCTGCGTGCCGTGCTGTTTCGCGGGCCGCGCCCACGGTTGTTCCTCACCATCCACCACCTCGTCGTCGACGGTGTCTCGTGGCGGATCCTCCTGGATGACCTGGAGGCCGCCTACCGGGCGGACGTCCTGGAACACACCGGCACGCCCTTCACGCACTGGGCGCGTCGGCTCGACGAGTGGGTCCGCGCCGGCGGGTTCGACGACGACCTCCCGCACTGGCGGGGCATCCCGGCCGCGCCGCCACTGCCAGTGGACCGTGGCGGGGAGAACACCGCCGAGTCGGTTCGATCCGTCACCTCGCGGTTGGGGCAAGCGGAGACCAGTGCGCTGTTGCGCGAGGTGCCGGATGCCTACCACACGCAGGTCAACGACATCCTCCTGAGCGCGGTCGGGGTCGTGCTGGCGCGCTGGACGGGCCGCGACCGGGTGTGGATCACCCTGGAAGGCCACGGCCGCGAGGAAGTCCTGCCCGGTGAGGACCTCAGCGCCACCGTCGGCTGGTTCACCAGCCAGTTCCCCGTGGTGCTCGACATCCCCGGTGGTGGCTGGAGCCGAATCCTGAAGAGCGTCAAGGAGCAGCTCCACGCCGTGCCGCGCAAGGGGCTCAGCTACGAGGCGCTGCGGTATCTCAGGCCCGGGGCAGGCTTGACGGACCCGTTGCCCCCGGTGTCCGTCAACTACCTCGGGCAGTGGAACGGCGTGGGCCACGGCACCGGCCTGGTCCAGCGGTGGCTCGACCCGGTCAGCCCGGAGCAGGAGTCTGGCCTGACCGGCGACAGTCTTGTGGACATCATCGGCTCGGTCGACGACGACGAACTCGAACTGACGTGGCAGTACTTCGCCAACGTGCACGACGAGGCGACCATCCAGCGGCTCGCCGACGACCTCGTCGCAACACTGCGCGAGATCATCCGCCACTGCCTGGAACCGGGCTCCGGCGGGCGAACCCCGTCGGACTTCCCGCTCGTCCGGCTTACCCAAGACGAAGTCGACGCCCTCGTCCGAGACGGCTTCGACGTCGAGGACATCTACCCGCTCACGCCCCTGCAAGCGGGCATGGTCTTCCACGGCCTGGTGGACCCGCTCGCCTACGTCAACCAATTCACGCTGGTGCTGGACGGCGTCACCGACCCGCGTGCCCTCGGGGAGGCGTGGCAGAAGGTCGTCGACCGCACGCCCGTGCTCCGCAGCCGGATCGTCTGGCAGGACCTTCCCGAGCCGGTCCAGGTGGTCCACCGCCGGGTGACCGTGCCGGTCGACTACGACCAGGCACGGCCCGAACCCTCGGTCGTCGACCTGAACACCTTTCCGTTGATGCACCTGGCCATCACCGCGTTGGACGCCCACCGGGTCGAGATGACGTGGACCTCGCACCACGTGCTGCTGGACGGCTGGAGCACCGGATTGGTGCTCGGCGATGTCTACGAGCAGTACGCCGCGATCGTCGGTGGTGAGGCACCCGCCCTTACGGCCCGGCGGCCGTTCCGCGACTACCTGCGCTGGCTGTTCGAACAGGACGCCGCGGCGGCGCGGCACCACTGGCAGACGGTGCTCGCGGGGTTCGACACGCCGACCCCCTTGCCGTTCGACCGGCGGCCGCAGGAGGCGCATCGCACCGAGTCGACCGCGGCCGTCGAGATCAGTCTCGACGCCTGGGAGGCGCGGGAGATGGCGCGGCGGAACGGGCTGACCGTCAACACCCTGATCCAGGGGGCCTGGGCGTTGCTGCTGTCGCGCTGCAGCGGGGAAACCGACGTCGTCTTCGGCACCACCGTCTCCGGCCGACCGGCCGACCTGGCCGGGGTGGAGTCGATGGTCGGTATGCTCATCAACACCGTGCCCACTCGTATCCGGGTCGACGGCGGTCAGCGCATCGCCGGATGGTTGCGTGACCTCCAGACGGCGCAGAGCCGCTCGCGGAGCCACGACTTCGTCGCGTTGTCCACGATCCGGTCCTGGAGCGACCTGCCTGCCGGTCTGCCACTCTTCGAGAGCATCGTGGTATTCGAAAACTACCCGGTCGACGAGACGAACTTCGCCGCCATCTCCGTCTCCGAAGTGCAGGCGGTGGACACCACGAACCTGCCGCTCACCCTGACCGCGCACGTCGACGGACGGATCAACCTCAAACTCGCCTACGACCCGATGCTGTTCGACGAGTCGACGGTGCGGCGGATGTCGGAGCGGCTCTCCCGGCTGCTGGAAGAGATTGCCGCCCACCCCGACCGGCGGGTCGACCAGCTCTCCTGGATACCGGCGGCGACGCTGCGCCAGATGTTGGTGGAGTGGAACGCCACGGCGCATGACGTGCCGGATGTGGCGTTCCCGGCGGTGTTCGAGGCGCAGGTGGCGCGGACGCCGGAGGCGACCGCCGTGGTCTTCGGCGATCAGGCGTTGAGCTTCGCCGAGCTGAATTGCCGGGCCAACCGGTTGGCCCGTTACCTGGTGGAGCGGCGGGTGGGGCCGGAGCGGCTGGTGGCGCTGATGCTGCCCCGGTCCGCCGACGTGGTCGTGGCGATCCTCGGCGTGCTCAAGGCGGGAGGCGCCTACCTTCCGGTTGACCGGGACCTGCCGGCCGAGCGCGTGGCCTTCATGCTGAGCGACGCCGATCCGTGTCTCGTGCTGGACTCCCTCCCGGACACGACCGGCTTCCCGGGACGTGACCTGGCCCCATCCGACCGGCTTTCGCCCCTTCGCCCGGAGCACGCCGCCTATGTCATCTATACCTCCGGCTCGACCGGGCGGCCCAAGGGTGTGGTGGTCGAACACCGGAACCTGGTGAATGTCACGCTCGACCACGCCCAGCTCTTCCCCGCCGATCGGCGGATCCGGGCCGCCCTGACCGCCGTGTTCTCCTTCGACGCCTCCCTGGAAGGGCTGGTGTTCCTGGCCGGCGGTCATGAGCTCCATGTGATCGACGACGCGACCCGGCTGGATCCCGATGCCCTCGTCGACTACGTCGACGCGCGGCGCGTGGACTTCATGGACGTGCCGCCTTCGTACCTGCCGCAGCTGATCGACGCCGGCCTGTTCGGCGCGGACCGCCACCACCCGGCGAACCTGATGGTCGCCGGTGAGGCGATCAACCCGGCGCTGTGGCGACAACTCGCCCGATTGCCCCACACGACCGCGTACAACTTCTACGGGCCGACCGAATACACGGTCGACGCGGTGTACACCCGGATTTGCGGGGACCACCCGTCGATCGGACGGCCGTTGTGGAACACGCGGGCGTACGTGCTCGACGCCAACCGGCAACCGGTCCCGGTAGGACTGCCCGGGGAGCTCTACCTCGCGGGCAGTCAGCTCGCCCGTGGCTATCTCCACCGCCCGGGGCTCACGGCGTCCCGCTTCGTGGCGTGCCCGTTCGGGGAGCAGGGTGAACGCATGTACCGCACCGGGGACCTCGTCCGCTGGAACTCCGAGGGTGAGCTGGAGTTCGTCGGCCGAGCCGACGACCAGGTCAAGATTCGCGGTTACCGGATCGAACCCGGCGAGGTGGAGGCGGCCCTCCTTCGCCAGCCGGGCATCCGCGAGGTCGCGGTGGTCGTCCGCGAGGACCAGCCGGGTCAGCGGCGGTTGGTGGCGTACCTGGTCGGTGAGCCGGCGCCGGATCTGCGCACCTCGCTGGCCGCGAGCCTGCCGGACTACCTCGTCCCGTCGGCGTTCGTCACCCTTTCCGCGCTGCCGACGACCACGAACGGGAAGCTCGACCGACGCGCGCTGCCCTCGGCGGAATACCCCACGACGAATTACCTGGCACCGCGCACGGCCATCGAGGAGACCCTCACTCGGATCTGGGCGGAAGTCCTCGGCGTGGAGCGGGTGGGGATCACGGACGACTTCTTCGCCCTCGGGGGCGACTCCCTCCTCAGCGTCCAGGTCGTCGCGCACGCTCGACGCGCCGGTCTCCCCCTGAACATCAGGGACGTGTTCGGCAGGCCGACGATCGCCGACCTGGCGCGCGAGGTCGGTACCGGTCGATCGGGGTTCGCCGCCACCCAGGGAAAGGAAGCCGTTCGGTGA
- a CDS encoding SsgA family sporulation/cell division regulator — protein MRNDHVTLRSTAVFDLLAPRTPAVPVKVELRYDTRDPYAVVAAFRTGRAGWVEWVYARDLLADGLLADAGDGDVRIRPSVEDPEAVLIELNSPSGHAMFEASAQELADFLDRTYDVVLPGNEHLWVDVDDALTHLIPHDLA, from the coding sequence ATGCGCAACGATCACGTGACGCTCCGCTCGACGGCGGTCTTCGACCTGCTGGCGCCGCGGACTCCCGCGGTTCCGGTCAAGGTGGAGCTGCGCTACGACACACGCGACCCGTACGCGGTCGTCGCCGCCTTCCGCACCGGCCGCGCCGGCTGGGTCGAGTGGGTGTACGCCCGCGACCTCCTCGCGGACGGCCTCCTGGCCGACGCGGGTGACGGGGACGTCCGCATCCGCCCCTCCGTGGAGGACCCCGAAGCCGTCCTGATCGAGCTGAACTCGCCGTCCGGGCACGCCATGTTCGAGGCGTCCGCCCAGGAGCTGGCCGACTTCCTCGACCGGACGTACGACGTGGTACTGCCGGGCAACGAGCACCTGTGGGTCGACGTCGACGACGCGCTCACCCACCTCATCCCCCACGATCTGGCCTGA
- a CDS encoding integrase: MPSGGGIGLDPLRAFLLLAALSRRPPVFRSVLKEVGGKVYKGGRNSDDHHSDGRNRPPTRRENSRPKKGRTKTPAGTRFVALPPGIAVLYEELMDGHREPFVMCTPEGHPWRRSNFRIRFWRPAWDGVELDAPGAGERRPPILPTFTFHEGRHTHSTWLTEGGIPEVARRARLGQKMKGIARVYDHVTPAMVNQILDTLEERWLRSLASLYPGERAKLVSWFPHLRSRRPDPGRGSIAISSPSDD; the protein is encoded by the coding sequence ATGCCTTCGGGCGGCGGCATAGGTCTTGATCCGCTTCGGGCCTTCCTGCTGCTCGCGGCGCTCAGCCGCCGCCCGCCGGTGTTTCGATCTGTGCTGAAGGAGGTCGGTGGGAAGGTCTACAAGGGAGGCCGGAACAGTGATGATCACCACTCGGACGGTCGCAATCGGCCGCCGACGCGGCGGGAGAACTCCAGGCCGAAAAAGGGACGGACCAAGACCCCTGCGGGTACGAGGTTTGTGGCGTTGCCGCCGGGGATCGCGGTGCTCTACGAGGAGTTGATGGACGGCCATCGGGAGCCGTTCGTGATGTGCACGCCGGAGGGGCATCCGTGGCGGCGGTCGAACTTCCGGATCCGCTTTTGGCGGCCGGCGTGGGATGGGGTCGAACTTGACGCCCCTGGCGCGGGGGAGCGGCGGCCACCGATCCTGCCGACGTTCACGTTCCACGAAGGGCGGCACACGCACAGCACGTGGCTGACCGAGGGCGGGATCCCGGAAGTCGCCCGCCGGGCGCGGTTGGGTCAGAAGATGAAGGGCATCGCCCGCGTCTACGACCACGTGACCCCGGCGATGGTGAACCAGATCCTGGACACCCTGGAGGAACGCTGGCTGCGATCGCTGGCGTCGCTGTACCCGGGCGAACGGGCGAAGCTGGTGTCCTGGTTCCCGCACCTGCGGTCCCGGCGCCCGGACCCCGGCCGGGGGTCCATCGCCATTTCATCGCCATCTGACGACTGA